The Streptomyces achromogenes genome window below encodes:
- a CDS encoding SDR family NAD(P)-dependent oxidoreductase: MTSPSRPHSTASADAATSATPSAWDGTPPGASAHPRVSAASRASDAYLAELFSLEGRVAVVTGGSSGIGRGIAGALARAGASVVVVARKEAELAATAYELTAAGCRAAWVSGDLGTRDGVRTAAEQAVRAFGEPDILVNSAGINLRPPMGELDEHVWDATMAVNLEAPYLLGRRFGPGMAERGFGRIIHITSQQAHRAFVQSGAYGVSKGALESLARSQAEAWSPHGVTCNTLVPGFVMTALNARLSSDPERVAALAARTMVGRNGLAEDFAGAAVFLASRAAGYVTGQSIFVDGGFSVH, from the coding sequence ATGACATCCCCGAGCCGCCCGCACAGCACCGCATCCGCCGACGCCGCCACCTCCGCCACCCCGAGCGCCTGGGACGGCACTCCGCCCGGAGCCTCCGCCCACCCCCGCGTCTCCGCCGCCTCCCGCGCCTCGGACGCCTATCTGGCCGAGCTGTTCTCGCTGGAGGGCCGGGTGGCCGTGGTCACCGGCGGCAGCTCGGGAATCGGGCGGGGCATCGCGGGGGCGCTGGCGCGTGCGGGGGCGAGCGTGGTGGTCGTCGCCCGCAAGGAGGCGGAGCTGGCCGCGACGGCCTACGAGCTGACGGCGGCCGGCTGCCGGGCGGCCTGGGTGAGCGGCGACCTCGGCACCCGCGACGGGGTCCGCACGGCGGCGGAGCAGGCTGTGCGCGCCTTCGGCGAGCCCGACATCCTCGTCAACAGCGCCGGGATCAACCTGCGGCCGCCGATGGGCGAGCTGGACGAGCACGTCTGGGACGCCACGATGGCGGTGAACCTCGAGGCGCCCTACCTCCTCGGCCGGCGGTTCGGCCCCGGGATGGCGGAGCGGGGTTTCGGCCGGATCATCCACATCACCTCGCAGCAGGCGCACCGGGCGTTCGTCCAGAGCGGCGCGTACGGGGTGTCCAAGGGAGCGCTGGAGTCGCTGGCCCGCTCGCAGGCGGAGGCCTGGTCGCCGCACGGCGTCACCTGCAACACCCTGGTCCCCGGTTTCGTCATGACGGCACTCAACGCCCGGCTGTCGTCCGACCCGGAACGGGTGGCGGCTCTGGCGGCGCGCACGATGGTCGGACGCAACGGGCTGGCCGAGGACTTCGCGGGAGCGGCGGTCTTCCTCGCGAGCCGCGCCGCCGGCTACGTCACCGGGCAGTCGATCTTCGTCGACGGCGGCTTCTCCGTCCACTGA
- a CDS encoding MFS transporter gives MKRWRALIVLGTAQFLMVLDTSVMNVSISQLVEDFDTEVTAIQAVITLYALVMAAFMIIGGRLGDILGRRRLFLLGLVVYATGSALTAVAPTLWVLTLGWSVVEGLGAAMVLPAMAALVAESYRGRDRAVAYGVIGGLAGAGIAVGPLLGGWVTTYLTWRLVFAGEVVVVLVVLCFRKAVTESPRTGTRPRLDGVGAALSAAGLALGVLGVLQSGTWGWLQPRNPPFTVFGFSPTLFVVGAGVAVLAVFLHWERRREARSADPLFHLALLHRPVLRSGLMCLLSQNLILLGLFFTIPLYLQVVQGFDAFETGLRLLPVSVTMLAASLGAARLGRLAGARRVVRLALLTLAAAVVWLLATIDPVIDDAQFAGAMALLGVGMGLLASQLGNVVQSSVDEDERSEVGGLQFTAQNLGSALGTALIGSLLVGSLAQAFTTRVESHPQLSEETSRQAGVALEAGISFVPTDQVRAAAEDAGLRPAEVDALTESYASAQLDGLKAAILAAGGITLASFLVTSHLPTPRTERPGKPRGGMPSGPVGPTR, from the coding sequence GTGAAGCGCTGGCGCGCTCTGATAGTCCTGGGCACCGCCCAGTTCCTGATGGTCCTGGACACCTCCGTCATGAACGTCTCGATCAGCCAGCTGGTCGAGGACTTCGACACCGAGGTGACGGCCATCCAGGCGGTCATCACCCTGTACGCACTGGTCATGGCGGCGTTCATGATCATCGGGGGTCGGCTGGGGGACATCCTCGGCCGGCGCCGGCTGTTCCTCCTCGGCCTCGTCGTCTACGCCACGGGCTCGGCCCTCACCGCTGTCGCACCCACCCTGTGGGTCCTCACGCTGGGCTGGTCGGTCGTCGAGGGACTGGGCGCCGCGATGGTGCTGCCCGCCATGGCGGCGCTGGTCGCCGAGTCCTACCGGGGGCGGGACAGGGCCGTCGCCTACGGGGTGATCGGCGGCCTGGCCGGTGCGGGGATCGCGGTCGGCCCGCTGCTGGGCGGCTGGGTGACGACGTACCTCACCTGGCGGCTGGTCTTCGCAGGCGAGGTCGTCGTCGTGCTGGTCGTGCTGTGCTTCCGCAAGGCGGTCACGGAGTCGCCCCGGACGGGAACACGGCCGCGTCTGGACGGCGTCGGCGCCGCGCTGTCGGCGGCCGGGCTGGCGCTCGGGGTGCTCGGCGTCCTGCAGAGCGGCACCTGGGGCTGGCTGCAGCCCCGCAACCCGCCGTTCACCGTGTTCGGCTTCTCGCCGACCCTGTTCGTCGTCGGCGCCGGAGTGGCCGTGCTGGCCGTCTTCCTGCACTGGGAACGGCGCAGGGAGGCGAGGAGCGCCGATCCCCTCTTCCATCTCGCGCTCCTGCACAGGCCCGTGCTGCGGTCGGGCCTGATGTGCCTGCTGAGCCAGAACCTCATCCTGCTCGGCCTGTTCTTCACGATCCCGCTGTATCTGCAGGTCGTGCAGGGCTTCGACGCCTTCGAGACGGGCCTGCGCCTGCTCCCCGTGTCGGTGACCATGCTCGCCGCGTCCCTGGGCGCCGCCCGTCTGGGCCGGCTGGCGGGAGCGCGGCGGGTGGTGCGACTCGCGCTGCTGACCCTGGCCGCGGCCGTCGTGTGGCTGCTGGCCACCATCGACCCCGTCATCGACGACGCGCAGTTCGCCGGGGCGATGGCGCTGCTCGGCGTGGGGATGGGCCTGCTGGCCTCGCAGCTGGGCAACGTCGTCCAGTCGAGCGTGGACGAGGACGAGCGCAGCGAGGTGGGCGGCCTGCAGTTCACGGCTCAGAACCTGGGCTCCGCGCTGGGTACCGCGCTCATCGGGTCGCTGCTGGTCGGCTCCCTGGCGCAGGCCTTCACCACCCGCGTGGAGAGCCACCCCCAGCTGTCGGAGGAGACCAGCCGCCAGGCAGGCGTGGCCCTGGAGGCGGGCATCAGCTTCGTGCCCACCGACCAGGTGCGCGCCGCCGCCGAGGACGCCGGACTGCGGCCGGCCGAGGTCGACGCGCTCACGGAGTCCTACGCCTCGGCGCAGCTCGACGGATTGAAGGCGGCGATCCTCGCCGCCGGCGGGATCACGCTCGCCAGTTTCCTGGTCACGTCGCATCTGCCCACCCCGAGGACCGAACGCCCGGGAAAGCCCCGTGGCGGCATGCCGAGCGGTCCCGTCGGGCCGACGCGTTGA
- a CDS encoding helix-turn-helix transcriptional regulator — MAGLEESDAQQKGPYVPAGPYADPQGDPFLRTRFVVPARPVTFLRRERLVTHLDGALETPLTMVNGAAGAGKTLLVADWAAAREHPVAWLTTDAAGQGPGMLWAYLLEALRAAGTDLPAEIGCPADAGRVPAALLARLAAGLSTRDRPVIVVLDEYDRVADPEIAEQLEFVLHHAGGGLRLVLVTRTEPLLPLHRYRAAGELTEIRGAELAFTAEEAAELLELHGLRLPAHAAQSLVNRTRGWAAGLRLCALAARESPDPESYLKKFEADRTAVADFLLAEVLRRQPPKTQDLLLRVSVLDRFRPGLVNALTARTDAGPILAGLHRENAFVEHLERDWYRLHPLFAEILRAHLRMRSPGLEPELHRRAAHWLRGSGSLASTLSHGAAAGDWEFTAGALVDDLAIGWLFTGLRVDALAELFSRMGPEAASPAAHLVRAARELSLHELDRGQAHLRHAERTLEAAGRGSPARAGAGEEPAGEQPALAAARLSCALLEALAARLTGAPARAELAAAAADTLRHEVPAQLLEKHPELTALLLAHLGSARLWAGRFEEACAALSSVAGSAAGAATALAREDALGRLALIDYLDGWPGRAERRARSAAAETERYGLPQSSGSGMARLVLAAVAVDRDDLGRARTLLDETAESPSAWCDPVMEAVRAIAAARLYLARGDTRAALAVVEPAVPTAVPSPWAEGQTALVASAAHLAEGRPETAVKVLLAVPDAQPACEVAAARAQLAAGRPDAAIDLLDAVRQDGRSGPAVIVRALLVRAQAASEAGDTAAAHGFVGQALREARRDGLRRPFTEAGPWIRRFLAPASLRGTAGEWLTPGAPPSDDRPPPVVEELSGRERDVLRRLALTMSTEEIAADLYVSVNTVKTHLKSAYRKLSVNRRNEAVRRARELDLL; from the coding sequence ATGGCCGGGCTCGAGGAGAGCGACGCGCAACAGAAGGGCCCGTATGTGCCGGCGGGCCCGTACGCCGATCCCCAGGGAGATCCGTTCCTGCGCACGCGGTTCGTCGTCCCGGCCCGTCCGGTGACGTTCCTGCGGCGCGAGCGGCTGGTCACACACCTCGACGGGGCTCTGGAGACGCCGCTGACCATGGTCAACGGCGCGGCGGGCGCAGGCAAGACACTGCTGGTCGCCGACTGGGCCGCGGCACGCGAGCATCCCGTCGCCTGGCTCACCACCGACGCGGCCGGACAGGGCCCGGGCATGCTGTGGGCCTATCTGCTCGAGGCCCTGCGCGCCGCCGGGACCGACCTGCCCGCCGAGATCGGCTGTCCCGCGGACGCGGGCCGGGTGCCCGCCGCGCTGCTGGCCCGGCTGGCCGCCGGGCTGAGCACCCGGGACCGGCCCGTGATCGTCGTGCTCGACGAGTACGACCGGGTGGCCGACCCGGAGATCGCCGAGCAGCTGGAGTTCGTCCTGCACCACGCGGGCGGAGGCCTGCGCCTGGTCCTCGTCACCCGCACCGAGCCGCTGCTGCCGCTGCACCGCTACCGGGCGGCCGGCGAGTTGACGGAGATCCGGGGGGCGGAGCTGGCCTTCACAGCGGAGGAGGCGGCCGAGCTTCTGGAGCTGCACGGACTGCGGCTTCCCGCGCACGCGGCGCAGAGCCTGGTGAACCGCACCCGGGGCTGGGCCGCCGGTCTGCGGCTGTGCGCCCTCGCCGCCCGCGAGAGCCCGGACCCGGAGTCGTACCTGAAGAAGTTCGAGGCCGACCGCACGGCGGTCGCCGACTTCCTGCTGGCGGAGGTGCTCCGCCGGCAGCCTCCCAAGACGCAGGACCTGCTGCTGCGGGTCAGCGTCCTCGACCGGTTCCGTCCCGGGCTGGTGAACGCCCTCACCGCACGGACCGACGCCGGGCCCATCCTGGCGGGGCTGCATCGCGAGAACGCCTTCGTCGAGCATCTCGAGCGGGACTGGTACCGCCTTCATCCGCTGTTCGCGGAGATCCTCCGCGCTCATCTGCGGATGCGCTCACCCGGCCTGGAGCCCGAACTGCACCGGCGGGCCGCGCACTGGCTGCGCGGCTCGGGATCCCTCGCGTCGACCCTCAGCCACGGCGCGGCGGCGGGCGACTGGGAGTTCACCGCGGGCGCTCTGGTCGACGACCTCGCGATCGGCTGGCTCTTCACCGGGCTGCGCGTCGACGCGCTCGCCGAGCTGTTCTCCCGGATGGGGCCGGAGGCGGCGAGCCCTGCCGCCCACCTCGTCCGTGCCGCACGCGAGCTGTCCCTGCACGAGCTCGACCGCGGCCAGGCGCATCTGCGCCACGCGGAACGGACGCTGGAGGCGGCCGGGCGCGGGTCGCCGGCCCGCGCCGGCGCGGGGGAGGAACCGGCGGGGGAGCAGCCCGCGCTGGCGGCGGCACGGTTGAGCTGCGCGTTGCTCGAGGCGCTGGCCGCCCGGCTGACCGGTGCGCCGGCCCGGGCGGAACTGGCCGCCGCGGCCGCCGACACGCTCCGGCACGAGGTCCCCGCCCAGCTGCTGGAGAAGCACCCCGAGCTCACCGCGCTGCTGCTGGCCCATCTGGGTTCGGCGCGGCTGTGGGCCGGACGGTTCGAGGAGGCGTGCGCCGCCCTGTCGAGCGTGGCCGGCTCCGCCGCGGGGGCCGCGACGGCACTCGCACGCGAGGACGCCCTGGGCCGGCTGGCCCTGATCGACTACCTCGACGGCTGGCCCGGCAGAGCGGAACGCAGGGCACGGTCCGCCGCGGCCGAGACGGAGCGCTACGGCCTGCCCCAGTCGTCCGGCTCCGGCATGGCGCGGCTGGTCCTGGCCGCAGTGGCCGTCGACCGCGACGACCTGGGCCGGGCCCGGACGCTGCTCGACGAGACCGCCGAATCGCCCTCCGCGTGGTGCGACCCGGTCATGGAGGCGGTCCGGGCCATCGCCGCCGCCCGGCTGTACCTGGCCCGCGGCGACACCCGGGCGGCGCTCGCCGTGGTGGAGCCGGCCGTTCCGACCGCGGTGCCCTCGCCCTGGGCGGAGGGACAGACGGCGCTCGTCGCGTCCGCCGCGCATCTCGCCGAGGGCCGCCCCGAGACGGCGGTCAAGGTGCTCCTGGCGGTCCCCGACGCGCAGCCGGCCTGCGAGGTCGCGGCCGCACGGGCCCAGCTCGCCGCCGGCAGGCCGGACGCGGCGATCGACCTCCTCGACGCCGTGCGTCAGGACGGACGCTCCGGGCCGGCGGTGATCGTCCGGGCCCTGCTGGTGCGGGCGCAGGCGGCGAGTGAGGCGGGGGACACGGCCGCCGCGCACGGATTCGTCGGCCAGGCACTGCGCGAGGCGCGCCGCGACGGCCTGCGCCGCCCCTTCACCGAGGCCGGGCCGTGGATCCGCCGCTTCCTCGCCCCGGCGTCGCTGCGGGGGACGGCCGGGGAGTGGCTCACGCCGGGCGCGCCGCCGTCCGACGACCGGCCGCCGCCGGTGGTGGAGGAACTGAGCGGACGCGAACGCGACGTGCTGCGCAGGCTGGCCCTGACGATGTCGACGGAGGAGATCGCCGCCGACCTGTACGTGTCCGTGAACACGGTCAAGACGCACCTCAAGAGCGCCTACCGGAAGCTGTCGGTCAACCGCCGCAACGAGGCGGTGCGCCGGGCCCGCGAGCTGGACCTGCTCTGA
- a CDS encoding PhzF family phenazine biosynthesis protein — protein sequence MRIRIVDAFTDRPFTGNPAGVLLLDAFPEDRRLQNVALEINHAETAFAHPLPEGGDADWALRWFTPVTEVDMCGHATLATAHVLYTTGVHTGPVRFATRSGVVVATPAEDGSITLDFPTAPLTAVDVPAGLTGALGAEPLACLDTGPRVGDLLIELADEKTVRALRPDHRALAGCSRRGVIATARAEDPARGYDFVSRCFFPNVGIDEDPVTGSAHTALAPYWSGRLGRTALTGLQASPRSGRVRTELRGDRTLLHGRAVTVIEGELLL from the coding sequence ATGCGGATCCGAATCGTCGACGCCTTCACCGACCGCCCCTTCACCGGCAATCCGGCCGGGGTCCTGCTCCTGGACGCCTTCCCCGAGGACCGCCGGCTCCAGAACGTCGCCCTGGAGATCAACCACGCCGAGACGGCGTTCGCCCATCCCCTCCCCGAGGGCGGCGACGCGGACTGGGCCCTGCGCTGGTTCACCCCCGTCACCGAGGTCGACATGTGCGGTCACGCCACGCTGGCCACGGCCCATGTCCTGTACACGACGGGCGTCCACACCGGCCCGGTGCGGTTCGCGACCCGCAGCGGCGTCGTCGTTGCCACCCCCGCCGAGGACGGTTCGATCACCCTGGACTTCCCGACCGCCCCGCTGACCGCGGTGGATGTCCCGGCCGGTCTGACCGGGGCGCTGGGCGCCGAACCGCTCGCCTGTCTCGACACCGGCCCGCGCGTCGGCGACCTGCTGATCGAGCTGGCCGACGAGAAGACCGTGCGCGCCCTGCGGCCGGACCACAGGGCTCTCGCCGGCTGTTCCCGCCGCGGCGTCATCGCCACCGCCCGCGCCGAGGACCCCGCCCGCGGATACGACTTCGTCTCCCGCTGCTTCTTCCCGAACGTCGGCATCGACGAGGACCCGGTGACGGGCAGCGCCCACACCGCTCTCGCCCCGTACTGGTCCGGTCGTCTCGGCCGCACCGCGCTGACCGGCCTCCAGGCCTCCCCGCGCTCCGGCCGCGTGCGCACCGAACTGCGCGGCGACCGCACGCTGTTGCACGGCCGCGCGGTCACCGTCATCGAGGGCGAGCTGCTGCTCTGA
- a CDS encoding SHOCT domain-containing protein, translating into MSGDTYLAYDYPLLSAFWTMMVFFLWIMWFVLLFRVVVDIFRDDDLSGWAKAGWLVFCLVLPFLGVFVYVVARGKNMGRREITQAQEQQKAFDSYIRETAKGADRPTSSVDELARLSEIRARGDITDEEFDKAKQHVLSGTGR; encoded by the coding sequence ATGAGTGGCGACACCTACCTCGCGTACGACTACCCGCTGCTGAGCGCCTTCTGGACCATGATGGTGTTCTTCCTGTGGATCATGTGGTTCGTGCTGCTGTTCCGGGTCGTGGTGGACATCTTCCGCGACGACGACCTCAGCGGCTGGGCCAAGGCCGGCTGGCTGGTGTTCTGCCTCGTCCTGCCCTTCCTGGGCGTGTTCGTGTACGTGGTCGCCCGCGGCAAGAACATGGGACGCAGGGAGATCACCCAGGCGCAGGAGCAGCAGAAGGCCTTCGACAGCTACATCCGCGAGACCGCCAAGGGCGCGGACCGTCCCACCAGCAGCGTCGACGAACTCGCCCGCCTGTCGGAGATCCGTGCCCGGGGCGACATCACCGACGAGGAGTTCGACAAGGCCAAGCAACACGTCCTGAGCGGCACCGGCCGCTGA
- a CDS encoding HdeD family acid-resistance protein, with protein sequence MSVPHGSAPQSGRDPLSDGPDPLSGGGDRPGDDRAVRGPAGGDPADVLGVLGRSWTWILGSAIAAFVPGILILVWPDETLHVLAVLIGLYLLVTGVFRFVAAFGGGDHGERATGLLLAMLYVVAGVLCLRHPLQTIAALSLIVGVLWLVSGILTLFTALAAEDLPHRGVVIGAAVFAVVAGIVVLALPTESARALTRLLGLWLVLLGLVEAGVAFAWRAALRRARTATAPQGPAGRP encoded by the coding sequence ATGAGCGTGCCGCACGGTTCCGCACCGCAGTCCGGCCGCGACCCGCTGTCCGACGGTCCCGACCCGCTGTCCGGCGGCGGCGACCGCCCGGGTGACGACCGGGCCGTGCGCGGGCCCGCGGGCGGCGATCCCGCCGACGTCCTGGGCGTGCTCGGGCGTTCCTGGACGTGGATCCTCGGGTCGGCGATCGCGGCGTTCGTGCCGGGCATCCTGATCCTGGTCTGGCCGGACGAGACCCTGCACGTCCTCGCCGTGCTCATCGGCCTGTACCTGCTGGTGACCGGCGTGTTCCGGTTCGTCGCCGCCTTCGGCGGGGGCGACCACGGCGAGCGGGCGACCGGGCTCCTCCTGGCCATGCTCTACGTGGTGGCCGGGGTGCTGTGCCTGCGGCACCCGTTGCAGACCATCGCGGCGCTCTCGCTGATCGTCGGCGTTCTGTGGCTGGTGTCGGGCATCCTCACCCTCTTCACCGCCCTCGCCGCCGAGGACCTTCCGCACCGGGGCGTCGTCATCGGCGCGGCGGTGTTCGCCGTCGTCGCGGGGATCGTGGTGCTCGCGCTGCCCACCGAGTCGGCTCGCGCGCTGACCCGGCTGCTCGGCCTGTGGCTGGTCCTGCTCGGACTGGTCGAGGCGGGCGTCGCGTTCGCCTGGCGGGCGGCGCTGCGCAGGGCCCGCACGGCGACGGCGCCGCAGGGCCCGGCCGGCCGTCCCTGA
- a CDS encoding DUF7144 family membrane protein, with protein sequence MTTHSTHTPSAERHTAKQQWAEGLMVFAAVTLMLAGLLDIFRGIMGIAEDDIFVTTRDYVFAFDLTGWGWTHLALGAVAVIVSLGLFTGATWARVLGVGIAALIVIANFLSLPYYPVWSVVMIAFSAFVIWALCVAKPNRSV encoded by the coding sequence ATGACGACTCACTCCACCCACACGCCGTCGGCCGAGCGGCACACCGCCAAGCAGCAGTGGGCCGAGGGCCTGATGGTCTTCGCCGCCGTGACGCTCATGCTCGCCGGACTTCTCGACATCTTCCGCGGGATCATGGGGATCGCGGAGGACGACATCTTCGTGACGACCCGCGACTACGTGTTCGCGTTCGACCTCACCGGCTGGGGCTGGACCCACCTCGCGCTGGGCGCGGTCGCGGTGATCGTCAGTCTGGGACTGTTCACGGGAGCGACGTGGGCGCGCGTCCTGGGCGTGGGCATCGCCGCCCTCATCGTCATCGCCAACTTCCTGTCCCTGCCGTACTACCCGGTCTGGTCCGTCGTGATGATCGCGTTCTCCGCGTTCGTCATCTGGGCCCTGTGCGTGGCGAAGCCGAACAGGTCGGTCTAG
- a CDS encoding class II glutamine amidotransferase — protein sequence MCRWLAYSGTPVLLETILYRPAHSLIDQSLHSKMGVETTNGDGFGVGWYGLEADDGNPAVVREIGPAWSNRNLREIAGHVRSPLFFAHIRASTGTAVQQTNSHPFRHGRWMWMHNGAIAEFHRVRRDLALAVDPRLFLDIEGSTDSELMFYLALTFGLEEDPPGAVARMAGLVERVGHAHGVEYPLQMTVAVTDGERLWAFRYSSQGDSRSLFYSTRVETLRSLHPDMAFLREVSDDTRLIVSEPLGDLPGAWNRVPESTYGVVQPGADEIIQFTPLAA from the coding sequence ATGTGCCGTTGGCTCGCCTACTCGGGCACGCCCGTCCTGCTGGAAACGATCCTCTACCGGCCGGCGCACTCGCTCATCGATCAGAGTCTGCACTCCAAGATGGGTGTGGAGACGACGAACGGCGACGGCTTCGGCGTCGGCTGGTACGGGCTCGAGGCGGACGACGGCAATCCGGCCGTCGTACGGGAGATCGGCCCGGCGTGGAGCAACCGCAACCTGCGGGAGATCGCCGGCCACGTCCGCTCACCGCTGTTCTTCGCCCACATCCGGGCTTCGACGGGCACGGCGGTGCAGCAGACCAACTCGCACCCCTTCCGGCACGGCCGCTGGATGTGGATGCACAACGGGGCGATCGCCGAGTTCCACCGGGTCCGCCGGGACCTGGCCCTCGCCGTCGATCCACGGCTCTTCCTCGACATCGAGGGGTCGACGGACTCGGAGCTGATGTTCTACCTGGCGCTCACCTTCGGCCTGGAGGAGGACCCGCCGGGCGCCGTGGCGCGGATGGCGGGCCTGGTCGAACGGGTCGGCCACGCGCACGGCGTGGAGTATCCGCTGCAGATGACGGTCGCCGTGACCGACGGCGAGCGGCTGTGGGCCTTCCGGTACTCCAGCCAGGGAGACTCCCGGTCGCTCTTCTACAGCACCCGGGTGGAGACACTCCGGTCGCTCCATCCCGACATGGCGTTCCTGCGCGAGGTCTCCGACGACACCCGGCTGATCGTCTCCGAACCCCTGGGTGATCTGCCCGGCGCCTGGAACAGGGTGCCGGAGAGCACCTACGGCGTGGTGCAGCCCGGTGCGGACGAGATCATCCAATTCACCCCACTGGCAGCATGA
- a CDS encoding CPBP family intramembrane glutamic endopeptidase, whose protein sequence is MQVEAGFSLADSFPQERLSRRIFRDETLLVLGVSLGASGVSALISFVGSVTKPGGLKDQAATLNASAAPGRPWLDLAWQLFGIATALVPVALVAHFLLREGQGLRTLGFDRTRPWPDLGRGAAVAAVIGSTGIAFYLAARGLGFNLTVVPEALPDVWWKYPVLVLSALQNAILEEVIVVGYLLRRLGQLGWTPGTALVASAVLRGSYHLYQGIGGFIGNMVMGVVFVYLYRRWGRVGPLVVAHSLLDIGAFVGYALLAGKVGWLPTA, encoded by the coding sequence GTGCAGGTGGAGGCAGGGTTCTCGTTGGCTGATTCTTTTCCGCAGGAACGGCTCTCGCGACGGATTTTCCGTGACGAGACACTGCTCGTTCTGGGGGTCTCGCTCGGCGCGAGCGGTGTGTCCGCCCTGATCAGTTTTGTCGGCTCGGTCACCAAGCCGGGGGGTCTGAAGGACCAGGCGGCGACCCTCAACGCCTCCGCCGCGCCCGGCCGCCCATGGCTCGATCTCGCCTGGCAGCTGTTCGGGATCGCCACGGCGCTGGTCCCGGTGGCCCTCGTCGCGCACTTCCTGCTGCGCGAGGGGCAGGGGCTGCGCACGCTGGGCTTCGACCGCACGCGGCCCTGGCCGGACCTCGGCCGCGGGGCGGCCGTCGCGGCGGTGATCGGCAGCACCGGCATCGCCTTTTACCTCGCGGCCCGAGGCCTCGGTTTCAACCTCACGGTGGTGCCGGAGGCGCTGCCCGACGTGTGGTGGAAGTACCCGGTGCTGGTCCTGTCCGCGCTGCAGAACGCGATCCTCGAAGAGGTCATCGTCGTCGGGTATCTGCTGCGCAGGCTCGGCCAGTTGGGGTGGACGCCGGGCACCGCGCTGGTGGCCAGCGCCGTGCTGCGCGGCTCGTACCACCTCTACCAGGGCATCGGCGGCTTCATCGGCAACATGGTGATGGGCGTGGTGTTCGTCTACCTCTACCGGCGCTGGGGCCGGGTGGGTCCCCTCGTGGTGGCGCACTCGCTGCTCGACATCGGGGCCTTCGTGGGATACGCCCTGCTGGCGGGAAAGGTGGGGTGGCTGCCCACGGCGTGA